In Lusitaniella coriacea LEGE 07157, the genomic stretch GTGACAATTTCAGTTATTCAGTCAACAGTTTGGATAACGGACGGGGTGACGGGGTGATGGGGAGATGGGGAGAAAATAACTTCTCAAAACTACAACAGAATACGAAGTGGTAGCTTTGAGATAAGCATTCAGCTATTAGCCATCAGCTTAAAAGAAACTTCAAACAGGAGTATTTAAAGTAGAATGGCACTGACTTAATGCTGGTGGGCGATGCCCGCCCTACGAAACAACAAGGTTAGCAAGTTCATGAATTGGTGGCGCAAGCTTAAAAAGAATCCTTTGGCGCGTTTTGGGGCAATCTTGCTCCTAATCTTCTATTTAGCCATTGTTGTGGCGGATTTTGTCGCCCCTTACGATCCCTACGCTTCTCAAGCAGAGGGTTCCTTGTTGCCTCCCACTCAAATTTACTGGCGCGATCGCGAAACCCAAAAATTTATCGGTCCCCACGTTTATCCCACCACTCAAGGTCCCACCGATGTGGAAACGGGAAAGCGGGAATTGAAAGTTGATTTTTCTCAACCCTCTCCCATTCGCCTCTTTGCCAAGGGCGTTCCCTACAAGCTTTTTAGAATTAGCATCCCCTTTCCCTCTGTTGATGAAAACGTAATCCTCTTTCCGGGAATCGCCTCAAATCGCCACCTTTTTGGCACGATTGGCGAGGGAAATCTCAATCTTCTCGGCACGGACAACAATGCCCGCGACCAGTTTAGCCGCTTGGTTTTCGGAGGGCGCATTAGCCTCAGCATTGGGATCGTGGGGATTGCCATTTCTTTCCCCTTGGGAATGTTGGTGGGGGGAATTTCCGGCTACTTCGGCGGTTGGGTGGATG encodes the following:
- a CDS encoding ABC transporter permease gives rise to the protein MNWWRKLKKNPLARFGAILLLIFYLAIVVADFVAPYDPYASQAEGSLLPPTQIYWRDRETQKFIGPHVYPTTQGPTDVETGKRELKVDFSQPSPIRLFAKGVPYKLFRISIPFPSVDENVILFPGIASNRHLFGTIGEGNLNLLGTDNNARDQFSRLVFGGRISLSIGIVGIAISFPLGMLVGGISGYFGGWVDASLMRLVEVLMTIPTLYLLVALAAVLPPGLTSAQRFLLIIAITSFVSWASLARVIRGQVLSIKEREFVDAARAIGANPFYIITRHILPQTATYIIISATLSIPSFIVAESVLSLIGLGIQQPDPSWGNLLSLSTNASILVLQPWLIWPPAALIILTVLAFNLLGDGLRDALDPRNLQR